One Deefgea tanakiae genomic region harbors:
- the plsX gene encoding phosphate acyltransferase PlsX produces the protein MDITVAVDAMGGDHGTHVTVPAALRFLRDNPDVNIVLVGLEDAIAAELKAHHAVTHPRLRVHAATEVVTMDESPQSAMKNKKDSSMRVAINLVKSGEANACVSAGNTGALMATARFVLKTIPGIDRPAIAKLMPTMKGQTAMLDLGANVDSTPLQLAQFAIMGSAMFSALKHVDAPTVGLLNIGSEDIKGNEAVKEAAEMIRKTRLNFHGNVEGNDIYRGTVDVVACDGFTGNVALKVSEGLVKMISTFLKEEFNRNVFTKFVAVLAMPLLKRFKSRLDPDRFNGASFLGLRGIVVKSHGGANKNAFYWALAQAVEEARSGMIQRITEQVEQELLHLNAVVESTVD, from the coding sequence ATGGATATCACTGTTGCAGTTGATGCCATGGGCGGCGATCACGGCACCCATGTCACGGTGCCTGCCGCATTGCGCTTTTTGCGCGACAATCCCGATGTCAATATCGTTTTGGTCGGGCTTGAAGATGCCATTGCCGCCGAGTTAAAGGCGCATCATGCCGTAACGCATCCGCGTTTGCGCGTCCATGCTGCAACTGAAGTGGTGACGATGGATGAGTCGCCGCAATCGGCGATGAAAAATAAAAAAGACTCGTCGATGCGCGTTGCCATTAATTTGGTGAAGTCGGGTGAGGCTAACGCCTGCGTTTCAGCGGGAAATACCGGTGCTTTAATGGCGACGGCACGCTTTGTGCTCAAAACCATTCCGGGTATTGATCGCCCTGCCATTGCCAAATTAATGCCAACGATGAAAGGCCAAACTGCCATGCTCGATTTGGGCGCGAATGTGGATTCTACGCCTTTGCAATTGGCGCAATTTGCCATTATGGGCTCGGCGATGTTTTCGGCTTTGAAGCACGTTGATGCGCCAACGGTGGGCTTGCTCAACATTGGTTCAGAAGACATTAAAGGCAATGAAGCGGTGAAAGAGGCGGCAGAAATGATCCGTAAAACCCGCCTTAATTTCCATGGTAATGTCGAAGGCAACGATATCTACCGTGGTACGGTCGATGTCGTCGCTTGTGATGGCTTTACCGGTAATGTGGCGTTGAAGGTGTCAGAAGGTTTGGTCAAAATGATTTCGACCTTCTTGAAAGAAGAATTTAACCGCAATGTGTTTACCAAATTTGTCGCTGTCTTAGCGATGCCTTTATTGAAGCGCTTCAAGTCAAGACTTGATCCGGATCGATTTAATGGCGCATCATTTTTGGGTTTGCGCGGCATTGTGGTGAAAAGTCATGGCGGAGCCAATAAAAACGCGTTTTACTGGGCGTTGGCACAAGCCGTTGAAGAAGCGCGTTCCGGCATGATTCAACGAATTACCGAGCAGGTAGAGCAAGAGTTGCTGCATCTCAATGCAGTGGTGGAATCTACCGTAGATTGA
- a CDS encoding beta-ketoacyl-ACP synthase III has protein sequence MMYSRIAGTGSYLPEKILTNAELAQQVDTTDEWIVSRTGIRQRHLAAPDQLTSDLALIAVERALAAAGVDKSEVDLLIVATTTPDNIFPSTACILQNKLGVHGFPAFDMQAVCAGFVYALTTADQFVKSGAAKCAVVVGAETLSNLIDWNDRGTCILFGDGAGAVVLKASEEPGILATHLHADGRYNGILKTDARPKQGALVGNPYVYMEGNAVFKFAVKALAEVAESTLAKAGLEKTDIDWLVPHQANIRIIESTAKHLHMSMDNVIVTVDQHGNTSAASIPLALDAGIRSGKIQRGQTLLMEGIGGGFAWGSVLVKY, from the coding sequence ATGATGTATTCCCGTATTGCAGGTACTGGTTCTTACCTACCAGAAAAAATTCTAACTAATGCCGAGCTGGCACAACAAGTCGACACGACGGATGAGTGGATCGTATCGCGCACCGGGATTCGCCAGCGCCATTTGGCTGCGCCGGATCAACTCACCTCTGATTTGGCATTAATTGCCGTCGAGCGCGCATTGGCTGCTGCAGGCGTTGATAAAAGCGAAGTGGATTTGCTGATTGTCGCGACGACGACGCCGGATAATATCTTTCCATCAACCGCCTGCATTTTGCAAAATAAACTGGGTGTACATGGCTTCCCTGCGTTTGATATGCAAGCGGTGTGCGCTGGCTTTGTTTATGCACTCACGACCGCTGATCAATTTGTGAAAAGCGGCGCGGCAAAATGCGCGGTTGTGGTCGGCGCGGAAACCTTGTCGAACTTGATCGACTGGAATGATCGCGGTACTTGTATTTTGTTTGGTGATGGCGCAGGCGCAGTGGTGCTCAAAGCATCTGAAGAGCCAGGTATTTTGGCAACGCATCTGCATGCTGATGGCCGTTACAATGGCATTTTGAAAACCGACGCACGACCAAAACAAGGCGCGCTGGTTGGCAATCCCTATGTGTATATGGAAGGCAATGCGGTGTTTAAATTTGCCGTGAAAGCCTTGGCGGAAGTCGCTGAAAGCACTTTGGCAAAAGCTGGCTTGGAAAAAACTGATATTGATTGGTTGGTGCCGCATCAAGCCAATATTCGAATTATCGAATCCACCGCTAAACATTTACACATGTCGATGGATAATGTGATTGTGACGGTGGATCAGCACGGCAATACATCGGCGGCATCGATTCCATTGGCATTGGATGCCGGCATTCGCAGTGGTAAGATTCAGCGCGGCCAGACCTTGTTGATGGAAGGGATTGGTGGTGGCTTTGCTTGGGGCTCGGTGCTCGTTAAATATTGA
- a CDS encoding Maf family protein — MNTTSHSATAPQLVLASTSLYRKELLSRLGIPFITAAPDLDESPLVGETAAQTSERLAIAKAKVLAEQFPNCLVIGSDQVALLNGEQLGKPGTHERAVRQLAAMRGQTIAFHTALCLYNTANGNTQSYVDITTVTMRNYTDAQIETYLQREKPYNCAGSAKTEGLGIVMIAAIEGKDPAAIIGLPLIELITMLDAEGFPIL; from the coding sequence ATGAACACAACTTCTCACTCTGCGACCGCGCCACAACTCGTTTTGGCGTCTACATCATTGTATCGAAAAGAACTTTTATCTCGGCTTGGTATACCATTTATCACCGCCGCACCCGACTTGGACGAGTCGCCACTGGTCGGCGAAACCGCCGCGCAGACCAGTGAACGCCTCGCGATTGCCAAGGCCAAAGTGCTGGCCGAGCAATTTCCAAACTGCTTGGTGATTGGCTCAGACCAAGTCGCGCTGCTCAATGGTGAGCAACTGGGCAAACCGGGCACACACGAACGTGCCGTTCGGCAGTTGGCTGCGATGCGCGGCCAAACCATCGCCTTTCATACGGCGCTGTGTCTTTACAATACGGCCAACGGCAATACGCAAAGCTACGTGGATATCACGACCGTCACGATGCGTAATTATACCGACGCGCAAATCGAAACCTATTTGCAGCGCGAAAAACCATATAACTGCGCGGGCAGCGCTAAAACCGAGGGCTTGGGCATTGTGATGATTGCGGCGATCGAAGGCAAAGACCCTGCTGCAATTATTGGCTTACCGCTGATTGAGCTGATTACGATGCTGGATGCGGAAGGATTTCCGATTCTGTAA
- the rpmF gene encoding 50S ribosomal protein L32: MAVQQNKKSPSKRGMHRAHDFLSAPALSVDAATGEVHRPHHISPNGFYNGRRVIKAKGE, encoded by the coding sequence ATGGCAGTTCAACAAAACAAAAAATCACCTTCAAAACGTGGCATGCACCGCGCTCATGACTTCCTTTCTGCACCAGCATTGTCTGTAGATGCAGCTACTGGTGAAGTTCATCGCCCGCACCACATTTCACCAAACGGCTTTTACAATGGCCGTCGTGTGATCAAAGCTAAGGGCGAATAA
- a CDS encoding sensor domain-containing protein, with the protein MPINKLAAEDFDFFRDFLDALPIQCFVKDAEGNALLMNKACEDALGVCFSAVKGEKIKQHFPQDQWLRFLQRDLLVFEAHQTMAYEETYFSAKYGQNRVGYVVKNPLYDEQGRPQFIIGSTIDITEQKQLQQQVDNELEMLKLQVADAPLKAVLEQFTRSFEATFPGTMCSILLLDELGLHLKHGVAPSLPAEYCAAIDGTAIGLGVGSCGTAAYTGQATIVADIATDPLWQDYAGLALSYGLASCWSIPIVSTKGRILGTFANYHAHPCSPQPAELQAIKRAAYLVSLAIEHDRAEKQLAEDQKILQETAQHTQTILDNMADGVITIGVDGLIDSFNASASRIFGFQLEEVLGKNVSMLMPEPHASHHDAYLRHYLDTGEQRVIGLPRELEGRRKNGSLFPMRLSVSKTIRAGQAMFIGLVSDITQEYQRTQEIHRLAFYDSLTGLPNRRLLLDRIKKAMIASARSGHYGAVMFLDLDHFKQLNDTHGHDVGDVLLQQVSARLLSCVRESDSVARLGGDEFVILLETLSLHEAEAANQAKVVATKILETLGQPYCLCGIEHLSTPSIGIVLFMAEHMPMEELLKKADVAMYQAKAAGRNTACFFDPEMQAVAAIQADLEKSLHDALTRESFFLEYQMQLDGAGRIVGVEALLRWQHPTLGKVLPEVFIPMAEETGAIVLLGQWVLKQACQQLSVWAQYPQSATWILAVNVSGLQVAHPNFVDMVTAVLRETGANPVLLRMELTESTLQKDVEEVIDKMNELSALGVSFSLDHFGSGYSSLLYLKRLPLSQLKIDSSFVRGLHLDPSDATIAQAVISLGHGFGLSVIAEGVECVEQRDMLASMGCNTFQGHLFGHPMPAAQLIQYVEG; encoded by the coding sequence ATGCCCATCAATAAGCTTGCTGCTGAAGATTTTGATTTTTTTCGAGATTTTCTAGATGCTTTGCCCATTCAGTGCTTCGTAAAAGACGCAGAGGGGAATGCTTTATTGATGAATAAAGCCTGTGAGGATGCCTTAGGTGTGTGTTTTTCAGCGGTGAAAGGCGAGAAAATCAAGCAACATTTTCCCCAGGATCAGTGGCTAAGATTCTTACAACGTGATTTGCTTGTTTTTGAAGCGCATCAAACGATGGCATACGAAGAGACTTATTTCAGTGCGAAGTATGGCCAAAATCGAGTTGGATATGTGGTTAAAAATCCTTTGTATGATGAGCAGGGGCGACCGCAATTTATTATTGGCTCCACGATCGATATTACCGAGCAAAAACAACTTCAGCAGCAGGTCGACAATGAGCTTGAAATGCTCAAGTTGCAAGTGGCCGATGCGCCTCTTAAGGCGGTGTTAGAGCAGTTTACTCGTAGTTTCGAGGCGACATTTCCTGGGACAATGTGCTCGATTTTATTGCTGGATGAGCTGGGTTTGCACTTGAAACATGGTGTTGCACCTAGTCTACCGGCCGAATACTGTGCTGCGATTGATGGCACTGCGATTGGCTTGGGCGTTGGCTCTTGCGGTACGGCGGCTTATACCGGACAAGCTACCATCGTGGCAGATATTGCGACTGATCCGCTATGGCAAGATTATGCTGGGTTGGCTCTGTCGTATGGCTTGGCATCGTGTTGGTCTATTCCTATCGTATCGACAAAGGGACGCATTTTAGGAACATTTGCCAATTACCACGCCCACCCATGCTCACCACAGCCAGCTGAACTGCAAGCAATAAAGCGTGCAGCCTACCTAGTTAGTTTGGCCATTGAGCATGATCGTGCCGAAAAGCAACTGGCGGAAGATCAAAAAATATTACAAGAAACGGCGCAGCACACACAAACCATTTTAGACAATATGGCTGATGGTGTGATCACCATCGGTGTTGATGGTTTGATTGATAGTTTCAATGCATCTGCTAGTCGAATATTTGGGTTTCAGCTCGAAGAGGTTTTGGGGAAGAACGTCTCGATGTTGATGCCGGAGCCACATGCGAGCCATCATGATGCTTATTTACGACATTATCTGGATACCGGCGAGCAACGAGTGATTGGCTTACCGCGTGAGTTAGAAGGGCGACGCAAGAACGGTAGCCTATTCCCGATGCGGCTGTCGGTTTCAAAAACGATACGTGCTGGGCAGGCAATGTTTATTGGTTTGGTGAGCGATATTACGCAGGAGTATCAGCGTACCCAAGAAATTCATCGTTTGGCATTTTATGATTCGTTGACTGGCTTGCCCAATCGCCGCCTACTCTTGGATCGAATTAAAAAAGCCATGATCGCATCGGCGCGCTCAGGTCACTATGGTGCGGTGATGTTTCTGGATTTAGATCATTTTAAACAGCTCAATGATACGCATGGCCACGATGTTGGTGATGTGCTGCTGCAGCAGGTTTCGGCGCGATTGCTCTCTTGTGTGCGAGAAAGCGATAGCGTCGCCCGTTTGGGCGGTGATGAATTTGTTATTTTATTAGAAACGCTCAGCCTGCATGAAGCTGAGGCCGCTAATCAGGCTAAGGTCGTCGCTACGAAAATCTTAGAGACCCTGGGTCAGCCTTACTGTTTGTGCGGAATTGAGCATTTGAGTACGCCCAGCATCGGCATTGTATTGTTTATGGCAGAGCACATGCCGATGGAAGAGTTGCTCAAAAAAGCGGATGTAGCGATGTATCAAGCTAAGGCGGCGGGGCGAAATACGGCCTGTTTTTTCGATCCAGAAATGCAGGCGGTTGCAGCCATTCAGGCTGATTTAGAAAAGTCTTTGCACGATGCCTTGACGCGCGAGAGCTTCTTTTTAGAGTACCAAATGCAATTGGATGGCGCGGGGCGGATTGTCGGCGTGGAAGCCTTGCTACGTTGGCAGCATCCAACGTTAGGAAAGGTGCTGCCAGAAGTATTTATCCCAATGGCTGAGGAGACTGGTGCAATTGTATTGCTGGGCCAATGGGTATTGAAGCAGGCTTGCCAGCAATTGAGTGTTTGGGCGCAATACCCGCAAAGTGCTACTTGGATACTGGCGGTAAATGTGAGTGGTTTGCAAGTGGCGCATCCCAATTTTGTGGATATGGTTACTGCTGTTTTGAGAGAAACTGGCGCTAATCCAGTGTTGTTAAGGATGGAGTTGACCGAAAGTACTCTGCAAAAAGACGTGGAAGAAGTGATTGATAAAATGAATGAGCTGAGCGCACTGGGGGTGAGTTTTTCGCTTGATCACTTTGGCTCTGGTTACTCATCTTTGCTGTATCTCAAGCGATTGCCATTGTCGCAACTCAAGATTGACTCTTCGTTTGTGCGAGGCCTGCATCTTGATCCGAGTGATGCAACGATTGCGCAAGCAGTGATTTCATTGGGGCATGGCTTTGGCTTGTCGGTTATCGCTGAAGGTGTGGAGTGTGTTGAGCAGCGCGATATGCTAGCGAGTATGGGTTGCAATACATTTCAAGGTCATTTATTTGGTCATCCGATGCCAGCTGCGCAATTGATTCAATATGTTGAAGGATGA
- a CDS encoding SAM-dependent methyltransferase has translation MSGTLYLIPAPMGGDTLSDILPTDVLEIAKRLTYFVVENAKTTRAHLKMFGTPHELRSLQMNELSEHTKDHEVFALLKPLLDGIDVGLMSEAGCPGVADPGARLVQLAHQRGIKVVPLVGPSSLLLALMASGANGQKFRFNGYLPSDATGRVTAIRQLEATSAKEGQAELFIETPYRNGALFQALVASLKPSTRLTVACDITLPSQEILTLEAGQWKKKPEPNIHKRPTVFIIQA, from the coding sequence ATGTCAGGAACGCTCTACCTCATTCCCGCCCCGATGGGTGGCGACACACTCAGCGATATTTTACCGACTGACGTGCTTGAAATCGCCAAACGGCTCACGTATTTCGTCGTCGAAAACGCCAAAACGACGCGCGCGCATCTGAAAATGTTCGGCACTCCGCACGAATTGCGTAGCTTACAAATGAATGAATTATCCGAGCACACCAAAGACCACGAAGTGTTCGCGCTACTCAAACCGCTACTCGATGGGATTGACGTGGGTTTGATGTCGGAAGCAGGCTGCCCCGGTGTTGCAGATCCCGGAGCACGCCTAGTGCAATTGGCGCATCAGCGCGGCATCAAAGTCGTGCCACTCGTCGGACCATCTTCTTTACTACTCGCGCTGATGGCGTCTGGCGCCAATGGGCAAAAATTCCGTTTTAACGGCTATTTACCTTCGGATGCAACAGGTCGCGTGACTGCGATTCGTCAACTGGAAGCCACATCAGCCAAAGAAGGCCAAGCCGAGTTGTTTATCGAAACACCGTACCGCAATGGCGCGCTGTTTCAAGCGCTGGTGGCCAGCCTTAAACCCAGCACACGCCTCACGGTCGCCTGCGACATCACCCTGCCAAGTCAAGAGATTTTGACCTTGGAAGCGGGGCAATGGAAAAAGAAACCCGAACCCAATATTCACAAACGACCAACCGTGTTTATTATCCAAGCATAA
- a CDS encoding YceD family protein — protein sequence MTVIHSAEFAQEGRELKGSIPLSQLSRLSDLLANTSGEVAWHIESGMDELQRPWLYLEVKGSLQLICQRCLSAAPWQLHAETVLTQFATEEQIDDAEAHDEDLEGILIDPELDIEALVEDEILLALPVALTHDVCGGDDALAKLASDKPNPFAALAQLKTRKAE from the coding sequence ATGACGGTGATTCATAGCGCGGAATTTGCGCAAGAAGGTCGAGAACTTAAAGGTTCTATCCCACTTTCGCAGCTCTCACGTTTGAGTGATCTGTTGGCCAATACATCAGGCGAAGTCGCTTGGCATATTGAAAGTGGTATGGATGAATTGCAGCGCCCTTGGCTTTATTTAGAAGTGAAAGGCTCTTTGCAATTGATTTGTCAGCGTTGCCTATCGGCCGCGCCTTGGCAGCTCCATGCTGAAACCGTGTTGACGCAGTTTGCGACAGAGGAACAAATCGACGATGCCGAAGCGCACGACGAAGACCTCGAAGGCATTCTGATCGATCCGGAGCTAGATATTGAAGCGCTGGTTGAAGATGAGATTTTACTCGCTTTACCAGTAGCGCTAACACATGATGTATGTGGTGGCGATGACGCGCTGGCCAAATTGGCAAGCGATAAACCTAATCCGTTTGCAGCCCTGGCTCAGTTGAAAACCAGGAAAGCGGAATAA